From Gouania willdenowi chromosome 18, fGouWil2.1, whole genome shotgun sequence, one genomic window encodes:
- the smim20 gene encoding small integral membrane protein 20 has product MSKNTKIALIFGGFVTAVAAALYPIFVYPLAHNDEYRQVQRANRAGINQSDVQPVGVKIWSDPFKSAGK; this is encoded by the exons ATgtctaaaaacaccaaaattgcGCTGATTTTCGGAGGCTTTGTAACGGCCGTGGCTGCTGCGCTGTATCCTATATTTGTCTACCCGCTGGCGCACAATGACGAGTACA GACAAGTCCAAAGAGCGAACCGAGCAGGAATCAACCAGTCTGATGTGCAACCTGTAG GAGTGAAAATATGGTCAGACCCCTTCAAGTCTGCAGGAAAATGA